The Toxorhynchites rutilus septentrionalis strain SRP chromosome 3, ASM2978413v1, whole genome shotgun sequence genome includes a region encoding these proteins:
- the LOC129777965 gene encoding uncharacterized protein LOC129777965, which yields MDTAQPDPKLHDLRLRATQTLQLIGLVEANRVLYDKTDRNYSKKRSKSAAWRQITAQVLGIKYDEVTRLQSLQIQHKWKSLRTAYVRQRRKAASLGPYRYADLMSFLDPYLRRDDSTLVLDSNGFSTPFELDLDGVISKDIEGGVNHESCVDLFDPIEEDLISEIDMVQNQSETAPSVLSSTDSAIAEIVGTAAVVKPTSDYGMDELDGFFQQISRTVRKFSPRKIIELKMQIFTLVSQAELDELDALNKY from the exons ATGGACACCGCCCAGCCGGACCCAAAGTTGCACGATCTTCGTTTGCGTGCCACTCAAACGctgcagctgatcgggctagtGGAGGCTAACCGAGTGCTATACGACAAAACGGATCGTAACTATAGCAAGAAGCGTTCGAAGTCGGCCGCTTGGAGGCAGATAACCGCTCAGGTGCTTGGGATTAAGTACGACGAAGTAACCAGGCTTCAGTCGCTGCAGATACAACACAAGTGGAAAAGTTTACGAACGGCCTACGTTCGACAGCGCAGGAAGGCTGCTTCGTTGGGACCGTATCGGTATGCCGATTTGATGAGCTTTCTGGATCCGTATTTGCGACGGGATGATTCCACATTGGTCCTGGATAGCAATGGATTCTCGACACCGTTCGAACTGGATCTAGATGGGGTTATTTCGAAGGACATCGAAGGTGGAG TAAATCATGAATCTTGTGTGGATCTCTTCGATCCTATTGAGGAGGATTTGATTAGTGAGATTGATATGGTTCAAAATCAATCGGAAACAGCACCGTCGGTACTGTCCTCGACGGATTCGGCGATCGCAGAGATTGTGGGTACCGCAGCGGTGGTGAAACCCACCAGTGATTACGGgatggacgagctggacggatTTTTCCAGCAGATATCACGCACTGTGCGCAAGTTTTCTCCTCGCAAAATAATCGAACTCAAAATGCAGATTTTTACTCTTGTATCTCAGGCAGaactggacgagctggatgctCTCAATAAGTATTAG